The genomic DNA GAAAAATAAACCACAAGTACTTTACTGTGACGATAatcgaaccccccccccccccgtcaacTTACATCGCACTTTACACAGCATTCCTGGAATAACAGTTTTTATCACTGGTATGACCTTGATGAAGGCTGTTCTGTACTAGATCGGTGATCATGACGAGGTGGTTATTACTTGAAATTCGCCCAAACTATTAAACACGTTGTTTTATTTCTACAGGCCACAAGTCAAAGACCTTCTACTATTTTAACGTGTCAAGTGTTCCCAACACGGAGGATATACTACAAGCAGAAATGCATCTCTTCAAGTTGAAACCCAAAGGAAGAGTTCAAGAAAATCTTCGACAACATTATTTTGAGGTACTGTCAATTCGGTGTTCTCTCGATCTTGTTGGTTTACTGCATGTATCAATCTATTTCAAAGTACACTAAAGTTGACAACACAAGTGGCGAAAACAAAGACAGCGACGGTGATGGCAGagaacaatatttttttttaatctcttGTTGTTCTTTTCACTGGTATAACGTTCATGACTAATAACGATGACTTTTCTCCTATAGGTTCATGTCTACCAATTACTTAGTGATGATATGAACACAAACAATGCTAAATTGATCGGAGCTCGGTTGGTTAGTGCAGTCAGTACTGGTTGGGAAGTTTTCAGTATTAGTTCAGGTATGTATCTGTTATGTGCTGTTTTCAATGGATCGTCAGGCTCAAATAATCCTTCTACCACTTGACATTTTTCGAGCTTGATTTTTTGTACTAGCATATCTCTATTCACAATACCGATGCACAAAACGACATTCAACAAGCCCCCCCTTTGCATATGATGTCCCGCGCATTGTGGATTTGTTACTGTTACAAGAATTCGTATGATGCTATAAAGTTAGGTTTTTTTAATAAACACTCATTTGGCCATTCCGTATTTTGCTCCATCAGCTGTGTCGTCATGGTTACAGAACCCTTCGTCCAATCATGGGTTACTTATCACCGTGACAACTATGACTGGCGTGACGTTGAGAGATAATGCTATCATCCGTTTCGCTAAGAAGAAAGAACACCATGGAAGTAAACAACCAATACTTGTTGTATTTACTAACGACAAGAAACGAAAACAACTTGGTTACGCAGATGGCAGTGGCAGCGGTGAGTAATTAAACCTTTTCATTGTGTGCTTGTGATATGACTAAATGTTACTTACTCAACTCCCGCATGCGCAGTGTCAAGTGAAGTACCTTCCCGCCAAAAGTGCAACACAATTCTCTATACTACAATTTTAAGTTGcaattattgaaataatatttcttTAGAAACTTGCACGTCTTTTTATGTTTTCAAAGATTAAATTgcttgtgttctaaaagtttaCCATGAAACAGACAAGTGTGGCCTTAGCTACTGCGTTGTTCGTTCAGACCCCATCTTTGTACTCAAAAATATATTCAACGTCAGTCAAGAGCaggataatttcaaaaattgcaACCATGGTAACCAGGACAATTTCGTGTGACACAGAAagtaattttaaacaaaatattttatcaacaaaaaagtaaaaaaataccCCCAAAAAAGGTTTCTTATGTTTCGAATGTTGTTTTGGTTTCTATTGATATTATAGATAGCATGGACTATGATTATACATACGACTACATCATGCAGACATACGGAGATATACTACACCCACAACCAGCCACTGAACGACACAGGAAGAAGAAACCAGCCGTCAACACTCACACCAACAGATACGAAGACATGACACGTCACAGGCGAGCCTCCAGTTCTGAACGACCCAGCGAACCAGCACCAACAAGACAGTGGAAAACACCTTGTTCAAGACAAAGACTCTATGTTGATTTTGAGGAAATTGGTTGGTCTGGATGGATCATCTCTCCCAGAGGATACAACGCCTACCACTGTAAGGGAGAGTGTCCTTTCCCACTAGGCCAAGCTTCAAAACCGACAAACCACGCCACTGTTCAAAGTATCGTCAACGCACTTCAACAGGGTGATGAAGTTGCAATGCCATGTTGTGTACCCGATAAACTGTTCTCCATCAGTTTACTATATTTCGACGAGGACGATAACGTCGTTCTGAAACAATACGATGACATGGTGGCTGCTAGCTGTGGCTGTCACTGAAAAATACACCAAGTACAGGTTGATGTATTTATAGAGGGCGCACTCTTATGGAATGGTACTTTGAGGACATCTGCAGTTTCTTATTAGCCATTATTAAAGATAAAATTCCATGGACACTTctgattgaaaatattttatttagaataTAAAAGTTTATAAAATAAGACTATTTATAATAACAATCAAATTTGTGTTTATCAAGTTTGTTTAAAGACTAGTAAAATTAGACTTGACTTGTCTATTTAGATACCACTTACAGAACACCAGTTATATATCGTGATGGTATCAAAGTACCAATGTTAAATATAGTTCTCAGGAttcaaatattttcaggacTGGATTCCTTCTTTTCCTCTACGTTATTTTTATGAACaactgttttgtgttttttcttaCACTAATAAGCACCTTAATGTTTCCAAATGGTGAAAATGTACGATGGTCATGTACACTACGATAACTGAACTCGGTAGCAGGGTGTGATTCTTTCAACTTTGATAACAGTCACTGGAACGTACGGATG from Glandiceps talaboti chromosome 22, keGlaTala1.1, whole genome shotgun sequence includes the following:
- the LOC144452099 gene encoding bone morphogenetic protein 2-like; translated protein: MHHLVIFIFIAISYHFVVSSPITADLTNDYRRMESHEEMNNMVREQAIEQLSEVFGIPNHRTPHLRQNNSPPQFMIDLYRSIADDSGITRAPNPYHADIIRSFPNKGHKSKTFYYFNVSSVPNTEDILQAEMHLFKLKPKGRVQENLRQHYFEVHVYQLLSDDMNTNNAKLIGARLVSAVSTGWEVFSISSAVSSWLQNPSSNHGLLITVTTMTGVTLRDNAIIRFAKKKEHHGSKQPILVVFTNDKKRKQLGYADGSGNSMDYDYTYDYIMQTYGDILHPQPATERHRKKKPAVNTHTNRYEDMTRHRRASSSERPSEPAPTRQWKTPCSRQRLYVDFEEIGWSGWIISPRGYNAYHCKGECPFPLGQASKPTNHATVQSIVNALQQGDEVAMPCCVPDKLFSISLLYFDEDDNVVLKQYDDMVAASCGCH